The Prosthecobacter vanneervenii genomic interval CAGGAGAGAGATGGTGCAGCAGCCTGTGCCCAAGCAGAGGGCTGCCGCACGCAGGCAGGGGTATCAGGGCTGCGGGCCGCTGGTGAAGTCCATGGGTAGATCCCCCGCAGGCAGCACGCGCACAGGCCCCCTGAAGGAGCTGGCGCCGGCGGGATTGAGCACCACACCCGGGGACGGGGTGGCGCTGGTGGAGGCAGGGTAGAGATTCAGCGTGTGGCCGGCGTCCAGCTGCATGACGGGCACGGGGTTTTTCCAGCTGCCGTCGGAGGAGGCGTGCGACCATTGCCAGCGGGCCTGCGAGCGAGCCAGAAGGCTGTAGAGGCTGGCGGTGATGGAGCCGCTGAATGAGGTGTCCTCATACTGCAGTGTGGCCCCGGCAGTGGCGCTGCTGTCGCTCAAGGAACCGAAGGTGATGACATTGCCAATGACATCGAGATCCGAGGGGACGGAGAGAAGGCCGGTGTTGTTGAGCTGTGGGTTGAACTGCTTTCCGGAAAAGCTGCCTGAGTAAACCTCGCTGCCATCGCTCATGCGGGCGCTGCCGCGCACGTTGTTGAGCGTGCCGTGGATGGGGGTGCCGCTGCCGCTGCCGGTGAAGGGGTCTATGACAGTGAGAGTGCGTCGGTGAGTCTCCGGGTCCTCCGCAGAAACAGTCAGGGTCTGCGTGCCTACTGAGCTGCTGTAGTAGCCCTGATAGACGGCATTGCCACCGGAGACGGCATTGGCACCGGAGTCCGTGCCGCTGTAGCGCCATACCTTGCCATTGACGAGGAAGGTGGCAGGAAGGCCGGTGGTGGACGGGGGCAGGATCTGAGACCAGACGGCATTATTGGCATTGGGGTCCACGCCATAGACGGGCATGGGGAAGTCGCTGGCGGCGTTGGCGGTCTGAAAGAGATGCGTTTGCGTGCTGTAGCTGCCGGTGGTGCTGGTGCCGGTGCTGTAATCGGTGAAGGTGGCCACGCCGCTGCCGTCGGTGCGCAGCTTGAGCAGCCAGGGCGTCTGGTCAGAGACGGTGGCACTGCCATAGTAGGCGGCGCTGGCAGTGTTGCTGGTGTCTTCCGTGGCAGTGCCCAGGTAGACGAGGATGTGATTGTTTTCGATGACTGCCGGAGGCATGCCGCTGGGCGGGGCGCTCCAGTCAAGAAACACTGTGCCATCTGCATTGGCAGGGATGACGGGTACGGTGGTGGCACCCAGGGCATCCTGCACGAGGAAGATGCCCACAGGGTCCGTGCTGCAGGTGCCGCCGAAGTCTCCGGTGGCATCGGTGCCAGCGAGTATCCATGCGTCAGTGCCGGTGAGTGTCAGGCTGTGGCCGCTGGAGGCGGTGGCGTAGTTTGTCGGAGTGGTGGCATTTCGCAGATAAAGCTCCCCACGCACCCAGAAGGCAGGCGGGCCATAGACGGAGGGCTGGGTGCCTAAGGGGTAGATCAAAAGATTTCCTGTGACGGTAAACTGGCCATTGCTGTAGGTGCCGGAGCGGATGGTGCCGTTCTGAACGAGTTTGACCGTGCCCACGCTGGAGGTCGCGGTGGTGCCCGAAATGCTGAGGGTTCCCGTCTGGGGGCTCGCAAAGACATCGGTGCGGTTTCCCAGACTGTCCTGGAAACCGCCCTTGAAGGCGAAATTGACTCCAGCAACTTTTAAAATGGTATTGGTGCCGGTGAACCAGGGCGAGCTGTGGTTGGGCTCGGCATTTCTGAGGGTGTGGCCGCTCAGGCTGAAGACTTGGTTCTGCGCCAGGGTACCACTGCCGGTGGCACCACTGGTGAAGGTGACGATGGCTGTGGTGGTGCTGCCTGCGGCGAAGTAATCGCTCACCTGCGCCTGAATGGTCAGCGTGATGCCAGCTCCGCTGTACGTGTCTGTGAGCAGCCCCGCCGTGGTGATGGAACCCGACTGCCAGTTGAGAAGCTTTTCATCCAGCCATAGCTGGGGTTTGGCAAAAGTCGGGGCTGACCGTGCCCGCCATGTAATGCCTGTCAGGCTGGCGTTGGGCATGGCCGTGACAGCATTCGAGCCTACCGTGCCAAGAAATGGATCCCAGACTTGCAGAAAATAGGTGTTGTGATGCACAAGCTGCAAGGTGCGACCGTTTGGGCCGTGGTAGTTGTCCGTCCATCCAGAGTCACTGCCATCGCTCGTATTATCAGAGTAGCTGGTGGAGTCATTAAACTGGTAGGTCGTGCCAAACACAGTCAGACTGGGCTGCTGGCTGAATGGGGTGGTGCCGCCAGTGAAAGTCGAATGAGAATCTCCATTGGCATACCACCAGTTGTTCAGCGTGCCGTTTGCACCGGTGTAGTTGTCATAGCCAACACTGCCGAGGTAGAGATCTCCCAATCCATTATCTTGCATGGAGTAGTCCACCAGCATCTCGCGGTGTGTGTAGGTCACAGCGCTGACCACCCAGCTGCCGTCTCCTGAGAAGGTCTGGTGATTCTCTCCATACACGCCGTTTTGGATATGCCCGCTGATGGTGGTGGCGGTGCCCGGGCCGGAGACCATGGCCCAGCTGGCCCCCAGCAGACCTTTGACCGTCACGGTCTGGGAGTTGGCATTGGCATTATCGGTGTAGGTGTCATAGTGCCAGGTGCTGTCCTCGGTAGCGGAGCTCCAGGTGTAGGTGTCTCCCTGAATGCTCAAGGTGGAATCTCCAAACATGGGCGTACTGGTGTCAGCAAAGGAGTAAGTCACCAATAACAGAAAAATGATTAGGATATTAAAGTGATGCATAAGTTAAAACGCAGGATCAATTGGCACATCCCTTGTCATATCTTTAAAATCACAAGCCTATCATCAGCAATTTTGTTACATGATTGACAGATACGATATCCAGAACCAATAGGGCCATCATGAAAAAACCTCAAAAAAGAGAGGTATTTTCATGAGTTTCAGTCCTATAGAACAAAGCCTATAGTGATCGGATGCAGCTAGTCATGCACAGCCGTGGCGGAAAGCCGCTCTCCTGCTCCGGGCCCGATGAGATACGAACTGACGGTCCCGGCCATAGGATTCATGCCTTGCATGTCTGGTGTTTGATCTTGTGGTGGGCTATCACCACCAAGCCTAAGGTGAGGACCAGCCGCGTCCGCCTAGCACCCGGCACCTGAACCAGGTTGCCGGAGGCATCCTTTCTGCACCACGGGAATGCCGGTCTTTTCTTCCACCGCGATGAGGCGGTTGTCGCTGTCCAAAATAAAATGCGAGGCATTTAGTAATTTTATTCCTCATAAGATACCCGTTTACAATATGTTGTGATAGACTGGCTCCGCAGGTGTCTGGCGCGTGGCAGGGGCTGGAGAACGACTTCTAACGGGATCGTGCCCTGCACGAAGGGAGGCAAAAGGCAGTGCGGCAGAGACGGACCATGATGACGCGGCTTTTTGGAGACGCGAGTGCGCTGGACGTTGAGAGAGCGTGAGGGGTCGGGATGATGCCTCTCCGCCATAGCGCTGGCTGGCCGCTTGGGATGCTAGGCTACCACCGATGAGACCTGTTTTTAACGGATCGTGGTATTAAAACGCGAATGGCCACGAATATCCGCGAATTTTTAGGAGTGCTGGAGGGGCGAGAGGTGCTGCCTTGTGTGGACAGAGGGGACGGCTATCCTCCTGAGAGCGTCGGCATAGATCGCTGGCAACGGGGGTGTACGGAAATGCGCGTGTGTCTGGGGAGGATGGATGCGCTGATCGACAGGCAGGAATGCCCATCGTACTTCTTAAGCTGCTCGGAGGGGCGGGGCTATTTGGGCTCGGTGGGTTTCATGGAGACGAGGCGGGTGGTGACCTGCTGTTTGACGGGCATGGTCTTGCCTTCGACTTTGAGCTGGATGGAGGCGTTGAAGACGGCGAGGGAGACGGTTTTGCGCTCGAGGTCGAAGAAGACGTGGCCGTTGACCTTGGAGTTGTCTCCGAGGGTGACGGGGCGGTCGGTGTCGAGTTCGCGGCCGGTGCTGTCTTTGTCGCGATGGGATTTCATGATGCCTTCGAAGGAGATCTGGGCCTGGCGGTAGCCTTCGCGGTCAACGATGCCGTCGAATTTGGAGTTGAGCTTGACCTGGACGGTGCCGGCCTGGGCGAAGGGGATGAGCTCGTCGGTGATCCATTTGTCGCGGGGGAGGACGGGGATTTTGGGGAGGCCCATTTCGAGGGAGCGACGGAAGAGGGTGGCGAGCTGGCGGGCGGTGGCGATGGAGGCGAGGTCGGGCTCGATGCCGCCGGTGACCATGGAGGCGGTGTCTTTGGCGTCGAGGAAGGCGCCTTTGTCGTCGTAAACGAGGGTGAAGCTTTTGCCTGCGGCGCCGCCGAGGGTCTGCTGGAGCTGGGGGCTGGAGGCGGCGGGGTTGCGGGAGTCGAAGACGTGGCTTTTGCCTTCGTAGGTCATTTCGCCGAGGAGGGCTTCGATGGTGACGCGGGCTTCGGTCTGGCCGGCGGGGCTTTTTTCGGCCTTGATGGTGGTGATCTGGTGGAGGCGGAGTTTTTGGTCGGTGGTCTTGCCGAGGGCGGTGAGTCCGTTGGTGGTGTCGGTGTCGGACTCCTGGATGTAGGTGGTGCCGGGGAGCCAGCGGAGCTTGAGTTCGACGGGCTCTTCCTGGGCGGTGGCGCTGAGGGCGAGGCAGAGGAGGAGCAGGGCCTGAAAGGAGGCGAGGCGAGGCATGGGGAGGAGGTAAGCCGGGGGGTGGAGGAATGCAAACAAGCCTCTGTCAGCGGGCTGGTTTTGGGGTGGAAAATAAATCGAACGGGAAGTTGGCACGGTTCCGGCTAAGACTCTTTTTTGCAAAAGATTGGTGCCAGGAAAAAATACCTTCCGGAGGTTCTGATCGTTGCAATTCGTGAACCACACTACTAATTGCGTTAACCATGAAAAAAGTCGAAGCGATCATCAAACCGTTCAAGCTGGAGGATGTCAAAGAAGCCCTCTCCGAAGTTGGAGTCGAGGGAATGACTGTTGTGGAGGTCAAGGGATTTGGCCGCCAGAAGGGCCATACCGAAATCTACCGTGGCAGTGAATATACCGTGGATTTCCTTCCGAAAGTGAAGATTGAGGTCGTCGTGGACGACAGCCGTGCTGACGCGGTGGTGGATGCCATTGTGAAGGCCGCAAACACCGGCAAGATCGGTGACGGCAAAGTTTTCGTGAGCGCAGTCCTGGACGCCATCCGCATCCGCACGGGCGAGCGTGGTGCCGACGCTGTCTCCAGCAGCTAGTTTTTCCGCCCCCAAAACTACCAATCTCAGGAGCCCGTCTGTGGATACCCTCAGACGGGTTTTTGTTTTTTTGAGGGTGGCAATTGATGTGACGTTTTCGTCACAATAGGCGGATTGGGGGGTCTTGACAGCCCCCCTGGCGCTCGCTCTAACTGGCGGCCCGCAGACCTGCGGGTTTTCCCACATGATTTCCTTCCAAAAACTTTTCGGCAAATCGGATGTTTTTTATGATTTGCTCGAATCCAGCGCAAGCCATGCGCGCCAGAGTGTCCAGTCGCTGCATGCCCTGCTTTCTGATCCTTCCGCGCCCCAGAATCTGGACGCTTTTACGGCGGCCCGGAGAGAGGACAAGAAGATCACGCAGCAGATCGACGAGGCGCTGTGCAAGACGTTTGTGACGGAGCTGGAGCGCGAGGACATCGAGGCGCTGGCGAACGCTCTTTATAAGATCCCGAAGACGGTGGAGAAGATCGCGGAGCGGCTGCTGATCTGCAAAGACCGGCTGGCAGGGGCGGATTTTTCCCGGCAGGTGAAGCTGATGGACGCGGCGGCGGAGGTGGTGCTGACGATGGTGGTGGAGCTGCGCAAGAAACTGCACCTGGAGCGTGTGAAGGTGCTGAACGAGAAGATCCAGCAGGTGGAAGGGGAGGCTGACAAGCTCATGATCGACTGCCTGAAGGCGCTGTACACTTCCGAGAAGGACGCGGTGCTGGTGGTGATCCTGAAAGACCTTTATGATCTGATGGAAAAGGTGGTGGATCGCTGCCGTGACGCCGGAAACGTCGTGGCCCACATCGTTCTGAAGAACTCCTGACCGCCCTCTCCGCGCATGACCCTTGTTCTTTCTGTGGTGCTGGTGGCGTTGATCTTTGAGTATATCAACGGCTTCCATGACACCGCTAATTCGATTGCGACGGTAGTGTCCACGAAGGTGCTGACGCCGAGGATGGCGATCGTGGTGGCTGCTGTGACGAACTTGGTGGGTGCGCTGTTTGGTACTGCGGTGGCGAAGACGATTTCGTCGGGGCTGGTGGATTCTGCCTATGTGACGACGCAGACGATCATCTGTGCGCTGATGGGTGGGATCATCTGGAACCTGATCACGTGGTGGTTTGGGCTGCCTTCCAGCAGCAGCCATGCGCTGGTGGGCGGGCTGACCGGGGCGACGCTGGCGACGGCGAGCGGGAAGTGGTCTGTGTTGATTTGGTCGAAGGCGCCTGAGGCAGGGAAGCACTGGTATGAGGGCAGCGGGATTCTGTACAAGGTGGTGGTGCCGATGGTGAGCTCTCCGCTGGCGGGGCTGCTGCTGGGCTTCCTGATCATGTCTCTGCTGTATCTGCTGATTTCGAGCCTGAACGCGTTGTTTGGGTGGCTGAAGCCGCGGATGGTGGGGGCGGTGTTTGGCAAGCTGCAGATCCTGAGCGCGGGCTACATGGGATTCAGCCACGGAATGAATGATGCGCAGAAGACGATGGGCATCATCGCGCTGGCGCTGGTGGCGGGAACGAAGGCGGGCGACCTGGCGCAGGTGCCTGAGTGGCTGAGCTTTCTGAGGATTGAGTCCCTGGGGGCGAAGAGCGACCAGATCCCGGTGTGGATCAAGGTGACGTGCGCGCTGGTGATGGCTGCCGGGACGGCGGCGGGTGGCTGGCGCATTATCAAGACATTGGGCCACAAGCTGGTGAAGCTGCAGCCGGTGCATGGTTTTGCGGCTGAGACGACGGCGGCGACGGTGCTGTCGGTGGCGGCGGTTTACGGCATGCCGGTTTCGACGACGCATGCAATCACGACGAGCATCATGGGCGTGGGGGCTGCGAAGCGGCTGAACGCGATCAAGTGGGGCGTGGTATCACGCATTATTTGGGCGTGGGTGCTGACGATCCCGGTGACGGCGCTGCTGGGGTATGCGCTGTTCTGGGTGTTTGGGACGCCGGTGAAGTAGGCTGATGGGGAGTTTACGGTTGTTTACCGTTGTTGACGGTGGCTGAACGGTTGTTGAGGAGCAGCCGGAGTGGCATTCTTTGCTAAAGCTACGAAGAGCAAGCTGCTGGCCGGGGGGGAGGACAGTGCTGGCATCGCTACGCGATGCGAGAATGAGATGGGGAGGATATGTGTGGCTAACAAGGGGTGTCGCTGCACTCAACCCCTTGCTACAGGCTGGGATGGCTACGCCATCTGTGTGAGGGCGGTCGAT includes:
- a CDS encoding P-II family nitrogen regulator, with protein sequence MKKVEAIIKPFKLEDVKEALSEVGVEGMTVVEVKGFGRQKGHTEIYRGSEYTVDFLPKVKIEVVVDDSRADAVVDAIVKAANTGKIGDGKVFVSAVLDAIRIRTGERGADAVSSS
- a CDS encoding DUF47 domain-containing protein, which encodes MISFQKLFGKSDVFYDLLESSASHARQSVQSLHALLSDPSAPQNLDAFTAARREDKKITQQIDEALCKTFVTELEREDIEALANALYKIPKTVEKIAERLLICKDRLAGADFSRQVKLMDAAAEVVLTMVVELRKKLHLERVKVLNEKIQQVEGEADKLMIDCLKALYTSEKDAVLVVILKDLYDLMEKVVDRCRDAGNVVAHIVLKNS
- a CDS encoding inorganic phosphate transporter, with the translated sequence MTLVLSVVLVALIFEYINGFHDTANSIATVVSTKVLTPRMAIVVAAVTNLVGALFGTAVAKTISSGLVDSAYVTTQTIICALMGGIIWNLITWWFGLPSSSSHALVGGLTGATLATASGKWSVLIWSKAPEAGKHWYEGSGILYKVVVPMVSSPLAGLLLGFLIMSLLYLLISSLNALFGWLKPRMVGAVFGKLQILSAGYMGFSHGMNDAQKTMGIIALALVAGTKAGDLAQVPEWLSFLRIESLGAKSDQIPVWIKVTCALVMAAGTAAGGWRIIKTLGHKLVKLQPVHGFAAETTAATVLSVAAVYGMPVSTTHAITTSIMGVGAAKRLNAIKWGVVSRIIWAWVLTIPVTALLGYALFWVFGTPVK